TCGCGGGGGTAAGGACGTCGCAGCCGCCCTCGCGGACCACCACCATGTCCTCGATGCGGACTCCGCCCCGGCCGGGTATGTAAACGCCGGGCTCAATGGTTATGACCATGCCCGGCGCCAGGACTTCCTGCCGGCCGCGCGCCACGCGCGGCTCCTCGTGGATCTCCAGGCCAACGCCGTGGCCGGTGGAATGCATGAAGTACCGGTCGAGGCGGGCCTTGCGAAGTACGGAGCGCGCGGCGTGATCCACCTCGCCGCAGGTGACGCCGGCGCGCACGGCCTCGGTTGCCGCCTGCTGCGCCTCGCGTACCGCTTCGTACAGATCGCGCTCGGACCGGGAAATTTTCCCCACCCACACGGTACGGGTCATGTCCGAACAATAACCTCGGAGTATAACACCGAAATCGAGGACGACGAACCCGCGCGCGGGTATCGGCGAGGACGTCGCACGTCCGTGCGGAAGCGCTGACCGCTTCCCGGCTGCGACGATCGTTTCAAACGACATTGCCTCCGCGCCGCGCTGCCGTGCTGCGTACTCCATCTCGGCCGCGACATCGGTTTCCTTTACGCCCGGACGAATCTGTTTTAGCGCAACCTCGAGCAGCGAAGCCCCCAGGTTCACCGAGTCGCGGATCAGCGCGATCTCGTCCGCCTCCTTTACCTGGCGCAGTTTCTCGACCATGCCGCCCGCCTCGCGAAGCCGGGAACCGGCTCCCATCGTGCGTTTCAGGGCAGAGCGCGCCGCCAGCGTGGTGTGCTGCGCCTCCACTCCGAGCCCACGAATGCCACGCTCTCCCGCCCACTTTGCCGCGGCGCTCAGAGGACTGCCTTTGGCGATGACGATCCGGGCGCCCTGCACCTCATCGCGCGCCTGCGTGGTATAGCGGCCGTCGGTGAAAAACACCGGCTTCCCCCGGTGCATCACCAGGACGCCAGAGCTGCCGGTGAATCCGCAGAGGTAGCGCAGGTTGGGCAGGTGCGTCACCAGGAGCGCGTCGAGACGGCCCAGATGGTCGCGTAGAGCCTGCTGGCGGCGAGCGTAGTCCATGGCAAAGAGACTAAATGAAGAATGAAGAATTCAGAATGAAGAATGAAAGAACGGCCGCGCTACGGCTGTTCTTATCCTTCATTCTTCATTCTGAATTCTTCATTCAAAAAGAAAGCCCCCGCTCCTTGCGCGGGGGCCTGGCTAAGTGGATGGTTGGCCGCTTAGTTTAGACGATCTTCGGTGTGATGAAGAAGATCAGTTCCTGGGTCGAGGTCGTAACCGAGCGGTGCTTGAACAGATTGCCCAGCACCGGAATG
Above is a window of Candidatus Binatia bacterium DNA encoding:
- a CDS encoding Xaa-Pro peptidase family protein; its protein translation is MDYARRQQALRDHLGRLDALLVTHLPNLRYLCGFTGSSGVLVMHRGKPVFFTDGRYTTQARDEVQGARIVIAKGSPLSAAAKWAGERGIRGLGVEAQHTTLAARSALKRTMGAGSRLREAGGMVEKLRQVKEADEIALIRDSVNLGASLLEVALKQIRPGVKETDVAAEMEYAARQRGAEAMSFETIVAAGKRSALPHGRATSSPIPARGFVVLDFGVILRGYCSDMTRTVWVGKISRSERDLYEAVREAQQAATEAVRAGVTCGEVDHAARSVLRKARLDRYFMHSTGHGVGLEIHEEPRVARGRQEVLAPGMVITIEPGVYIPGRGGVRIEDMVVVREGGCDVLTPATKALMEL